The Episyrphus balteatus chromosome 3, idEpiBalt1.1, whole genome shotgun sequence genome segment AAGAAGATTCATCAATACTTACATCTTCTTCATTCAACATACTTGAATCGGCATGATAAATTCCAAGAGtttcatacatttttctatGTTCTAATCCGAGAAGTTTtcgttgattgttttgcttttcgaATAGGattcttttttgttcttcttgccATAGATTGAGTTCTTCGAGGCGTTGAACAATGCCAGATGAGTCGTCTTTGGAATCGGAcatgttaataaattttttagtgtaaatttattcttatttgtttattaaagagtattttttattattttttgtggaaaattaaaatcttttgaAATATATTAAACAACTTGTTTGATATTTATATAATCAGTGCGgcaacattacaaaaaaaaataattattgtagtAGAGTTCAAGGAAGACTTTAGGGTGGATATAGAATGGTTTTGCTAGACCACACCGGAAGATATGCCGTAGCGTTTCAAAAAGCGGCACGTATGAAAAACATTCCACACCTGAATATTGATGGtacagtttggaatttttttcatacaattacccgtaccgcatACCCTCGCGGTGTGGTCAAaccataaaggcttggccacaccggagggtatgcggtagaggtacgggtagcggtaacgatatttgtatgaaaaaaattccaaactgacacatcaacgttcaggtgtggaatttttttagtacaaatatcgttaccgctataccgcataccctccggtgtggccaagccttaaggcttggccacaccggagggtacgcggtagaggtacaggtaacggtacgggtatttgtatggaaaaaattccaaactgacacatcaacgttcgggtgtggaatttttttaatacaaatatcgttgccgctacccttaccgctaccgcgtaccctccggtgtggccaagcctttaagggaATGACCTCACCGCAGAAGGGTATATGCGGTAGCCACGGTAGCAACTATACACGGACTGCTAGTCGTGCGAATTTGATGGTTCGACGATTCGCATTGCGATGTCAGTGCCTAAGAGCAAACAGCCctcgattgaatttttttttttgcattgaaaacaaaaataacaaatgtttgtttttccaaactagaaccataaacaaaaaataccaagactggaaactcggtggtcaactgacgtttgcctacaagctgcgaggtgtggtgaatgtcgtgaacctatcgttgtgttcgtgtcaaatgtgtgttgaatgtcgtgaatctataaatgtgtgcgtgttaacgtcatttaccaacgtggtggctttcacatatattcacagacagcaatgtacacaaaagggttttggggggaaagacgtacgaaattttccagtcttggtattttttgtttatgactaGAACTGGACATAAGCGCAAGTTATACATACAGGCAAtacttaaggcttggccacatgGGAGGGTATGCTGTAGAGGTCCGGGTAGCGAGTacacttgtatgaaaaaaatttacgtacACCtcaatattaggtgtgtttttttgtttatctatatagattttgtgcaaaaaaacgacatcgagatttttgaaatgaaaacaatttacgtgttaattacaacaaaaactttatctgtatagatttttgaaaaatccagataattatccagattttactttctctcgatagaaAACAGTACTGCCAAGGTACATTACACTTATTAAATGTCAGATTCCAATAAACGACAGCTGCAGTTGACAgatatatgacaaaaaaaaatttaatatttaaaattgaattcaattaggaataacaaacaacacaaatcaatgtaagtataagcatattttttggaaaaagatgaaaattgtacgataaactttggttttttttttaatttaataattttaggaTTCACGTGTTTGCAAGAGTGCGATATCTTccccaaaattaaagaaaaaaacctgaaaaggagatggaaagtaaatcaatttattCTTACAATGAACTAGcgtattaatctttttttctaggaattatttcacaaaagaAGAATTCTGTGTACTATGCGCTTGGGTCTTAATCGTGTCGGTACCTTCAACCCTCACAGCCAAAATGTAATGTCAAATGCTCTTGGAATGCGCGCTCGTTTGCGAAAACGTCTATTCTTAGacgatcaacatgaataaatgATAACAAAGCTCTTGTTGTTAATAAATTGCATCGTTAGAATGCCCACCACAAAAACAGTctcttacatttttaaaatgatacacGTCATGTATGCGTGCGCTGCGAAgaaaagcaaatacaaacataCCTCCCGACAAATATTCCCCTAGGAAACACTTTTCATCCCAAACAGCAGACAGCAACAAGCAAGACAATCCTAACATTGCATTATGCAGCTCATTCAACACCCAAAAATCCTTCAGCTCCCGTTGATGAAAAACCATTTTATAAGAGATCGCTTCACTGCGTTCAAACTTGGACGACACGTGCATGATAAGTGAAGTGTGGAAACAAATGGCATGTTGAAAGTGGTAATTGTTTCAGAGCATCATTTAGCTCCCCAATTGGTTGcaggtaatatttttattgattctcCTTTTTTGGTTCGATATATTCCTTATGTACTCTGCCTGCATTGATGTCGTTTTGTTTCTGTAGGACATGTCTTCTACAAATGGGTCTAAAGCCCCCATCGAGCTCCCGAGAAAATCTGCATGAATCTTCTTCGCAATTGCTTTCCCCTCCTAAACAGTTATGCAGAGGGAGGAATTAAGGCAAAACACATGGATTCCCAACCCAACTTAACCAACcctacaactggacatccgggtctgaacaacTCGAGTACGGCAGACTTTTTAAactaagtttatccatgtattatatttgtttatattttataactttgtcaTTATTATTTAACGTTAGACCCCCTTTGTgccatcaaaattttaaatgtatcttagaaataagttattttattattaaattgcaaattgcaaaattaaaacgtaATCCGTTTTGCTTTTTCTCATTAAGATTTATCTGACAAGTTTCCAATCCgatatgaaaattaaatgaacaaaTTTGTGCGCGCCTCACTGCATAATCTCGGAACTGCACTTTTACATCAGACTTACAAAatgtttccataaaaaattcaacacataactttgtattagtttttagaaataaaaaacatactCAAAGAAAGAATTACTCAGCTTTTGACAAAATTTacctatatatttatttaacatttttgtttcatgtttttttttttttcataagtaggtacctactcagtAAATACTCTTTTACTAATTTTCATTATCATacatacacaaaacaaaaaaaaaacaatcaccgaTGCCGAGGGCAATTCGGTATTCCATAAATCAAGGCGACCACTGCCGTCGACAGAAGCGAACAAGGCGGGATGAATTGGAGACCATAacataatttgaattttcttcaaatgaataTAATGGTTTAGTGTCCTacaagtaaatacaaaaaatgtaatacATATTGGTCGTTATAGTAGATATTAAATTTCACCTTAAGACTCCATAACTTTATTGTCCAATCAATGGACGATGTAAGAAACAAATCACCAAAATCTGTTGTAGATTGATTTGGATGAGTTGATATTCCCGTCACTGGACCCAAATGTTTCTCATAGACTTCAGACACACCCGAACGTATTCCATGTCGATAAGCAAatgaaaaatcacaacaaaCTTTTACCATAATAAACATTGCCATCTTCACTACCCATAACCAGATTGTTAATCTCATTCGATGGAAAGGACATGCAACTGATAGCAATTGGGTTCGATTGCCGTGGCTGCAATTCCAGTGTATCTCCATGACCAAAGCTTGCCATCGGATGAGATCGATAACACATTGTCTGCATTCTGTGTGCCAACCATTTGCAAACAATACACTGGATGCGTATGTGCAGTTGCACTTAGAGGTGCTCTGCTGGTTTAGCAAAGCATGTTGACATAACGGCACTTTGACAATGGAATACATCTTcgggtgtttgttttttatattttgtgttccaGACCATTACAACACCATCTGGTTCATTGTGACTCTCCTTAAAAAATTTAGTGGGTTTTAGATAGAAtcgtagaaaaaaatacaaatgcaaACCTCATGATTGTGATATGAAACAACAACCAGTTCAGGAAAATGTGTTGGCCAATCCATTGAAGTGACGCATCGATTCTTAGACCATCGGTCTTCGTGGAAATCTcgattcaatgacaacctagcaTGTGTCCTCTCATCGTTTGACTCCTATCACCACCTCCAATGTATTCGGTGTAGATGTCGACATTCTCAGATAGAGCCCTTTCGAAGACACGTCCAGCGGGTAAAACAAACCTTTGAAAGTCCGCCGACAAGATGATCATCTGTTTTTGTTCTTCCGATAGTTCCTTAACTGAAAGcacaaatgttaaattaatgtaaagagaggagagaaaaaattcacttactttatttttctcttcaggttcttttttgtgttcaagTGGTGTTATGGCTGATGCAACTTCCTTCATAGTGGGCAAACCATGTGGTAGAATTCCTGGTGGTAGTTTGGAATGGAACCCATTGTCGATGTGTGGCAGCGATCTCTGTTCGTCATCTCCTTGGGCATCATAAGTAAGCATAGGTAAAACAGGAAcaattctacgattttttttgtttgtttttttttttctctcattttgtttagagctttgttttattaaattttaattttttaaataaaaaagcaaaagcaaactttttgacagACAGTTGTCAAAGTAAATGTTCAGTGCTGCCAAATTTTAACACGGAttccaaaaatctcgatgtcgtttttttgcacaaaatctatatagataaacaaaaaaacacacctattggtattccagtttggaatttttttcatacaattacttGTACCCCTACAGCTTACGCTGTGGTGTGTGGTGTGGTATGGTCAAGCCTTTATATGCtttcccaactaacatttcagcttcggttaaggtattacaaaagctacatttcagcctcttttaaactttagtaaggttgttgggcatggaaaaaggagaacgttatacaaattTGACCCTTTATAAGGCTCTTAAAcaaagctttaccgaagctctaccgaagctttgagatttgacagatagctccGGAAGaccttgtatagctctttaatacatgtcttatcgaaatttaaaaaaaaaactacaaaaacaaaaaagaattcttttttaactggttttaaatcatgaattttatcttttgatctgatattatatataacattccattagtttttagtatatctattaataataattttaaaagtatataatttttttaccacacccaggaatcgaacttcgtatctgcttggtggcagtccatcactctacccactcggccatcctagtatattcattaataaaatcaaaaacttaatcagttcaaatagcaaaaaaatgtccgagctaaattattcaatgtcaaaaccaaaaagtgtctgagctagattatttaatatcaaaaccaaaaatcaaatacaaaacttggtaatttctgtaaggcttttataaattcattaaacaggcttatccgaaaaacaagctttcttcgtttaagtttctttaagagtatttaaacaacttattagaagttgttaaacaagtctgaacttctataagcagtcaaattctgaagcaagctcaatacaagctgtatacaaagtagatcctgcgagatttcaatttacagaagctgttgtgctagttgggttgGCCGCTTTTTTCACATCGGagcttatttttatataaagctTGTATAAGGCTTggttcagaatttaattgcttaagcctagtacgcagctgatgTGAaagaaaatttcgttaacgaaatcttgaacgaaattaaatttgttttgtgtttgatttatttacttttttcctgatgttttttttttttaattttttgatttttacttttattattttactttgcatacccgatggtattttttcattaacatgttcgctgttgactttggagacttcaaaattttttgcttcagctgcgtactaggctttaaagaagttcgaacttgttcaacaacttctaataagttgttaaaATACTCATAAAGAAACTTAACCggagaaaaacttgtttttcggataagcttcAGTTAATGAATTCATAGATCTTACAGAAATTAACAAGTTTTGTACTTGATTTTTGgttattaaattgaataatctagctcggacattttttggtattgaaattgaataataATTTAGCACGGTGAGACGAGGAGTGAAGGGCGATGATGCTCAAGAAGGGAACTAATTTTTCCTAGCAATCACCAGTTGCATTGCTAAATTATTTctctttgtttacatttttgttcctagaaaatagaaaagtgGAATGCTAAATGGGATATTTCTCTCCGGcaaaaattatcgaaaaattccCTTTCATCATGTGTTGTCACCTTTAATGTTTCTAGTACATTCGAAAAgtttagaattttatttttttatacgaaacaaacaacaaaaataaaaatcttcctTCAGTAGAGCGAAAGCAGCTgtcaataaaaaagtaaaatccttaaaaaagaatttcagaaagaattaaattaaaattttccaaagaaaaatgaagtaagtaacttttaaaacacatttttacatttaataTAACTTTGTACAATTAACTACAGGCCATCAGGTAATCCACACGCAATGCCGTTGCCATCTAATTTACCCTGGAAATCAGAATGTATGCCTTGGTCCATGACAACTGCAATGCAGCAGCAAAATGGTGTTGTCCAATTTTCAGCTCCAAATCTAATCATGGAACCCTATACAAGACGTACCCAGAATCTCCATAAACGCAAATCTAAAATTATTCCACCATTGTAAGTTTCACACagtctttttttgtttacaaaaaagtgttaaatgaaTCTCAAATTACAGACCGAACAAACAATTTATTTCCGAAGAAAAAGTTATTGCCCATTTCAGTGGAATGCACATATCCCGAAATTACACTGAACACACTGCTGGCACTAGCACAAGCAACGATTCCTCCTGCAATCAATCATCCATGGAATACGACTTCAATAATCCAATCACACAAAAGGAACTTGAAGAGAAACTCAAAAATGCCAACCGCATAACTGTTTGCGATGAAATCAAGAAATTGCACGCCGTTCACTCCAGTTTCATGCCCAATGCACTAATTCAAAATCGAATAGAAAGGCCATGCACAGCTTTAGTTTTATGGACACCACCGCCTAAATTGGAAGATCTCTTACCCGAAGGAAATAATCCCAGATCATCACAAAATAACAATTCTATTGAAGACGACGATGAAGAAGTAGACAATAATAATTCTATTAACTCTAATATGAACATTATGGATGCATCTACAGGAGATGGCATGGACACAGATTTGTAGTGACTCGTTTGGCTTTCAAACAAATATGTCTAAAAAACGCATGTTATTGAGACAGCGTTAGTATTTGTGAGAAATGTATCTAAGAAGTGATAAAGAGATAAAACGAAATGAGCTGAGaagattataaaaattataaacagaAGTTATTGATGTCGGAATTCTGCTTCGaataccgaaaaaaaacttaacctaATGAAGAAAGAAATATACacaatttcatttcttttatttttgtcgacatTTGCAAACAGAATTTTCATCTGACTGAATTCTGTGATAGGGATTTAGACTTTAGTTGGCTCCAAGTGAACTGGGTCGTGTCAAgattttagaaaagctatgttttacttttttttttatataaaattaaactttattgtCTCGTCGTTAGCCTATAAGTGTGACAAGAAATATACTATAAAATAGAGAAgtagttgttctttttttattattattattaatgtaAGCATTTTGAGAAgtatatgcatttaaaaaaagaaaaaaaaactttaatttttcatattataTAGAATCTTAATGTAACTAAAATGAATATTAATTATGTCAGCATTAAATGtgatttttctataaaaaaaaaaaaaaattttaaaaaaggttgATATTTTTGGTTGTTGGACATTAGTGAGGTATTGAAGACTTgaatcatggtataaaaagagaaggtatgatcattagaaaaaactccccttcaagcaaacaggtccgacctcagtccgaatccgctccgcctgaggcggagctgagtccaacttcggatcagaaactggtccgaaggcggctcaaattagtatggaaattataatcaccgcgaagtcgattgcatatgtattggtgtggtgaaaatctccattccgagaaaacggagccgaaggcggacctgagccggagcagcgaaaacctaccagaaagaggaataaaaaagggatgacatttcgcatttgcgaccaaaaaaaagaacaagatttattttttttttcactgaaactgttttattttttattttattttggcaaacgaaattttcacaataaatacaatatgaaatacaatacatttttttttcattttatttcatttgatgctgctgctgttgttggtgtttttttagatacccaatcgcatgtttcaccttctagatttttcttcatcattagagattacatctacaacacaagaagaaacaacattttaacccaaacactttgaacgatatataaaacataccttttttgttttccatattgtttataatttaaaaaaaattgtttataattaataaactaacattatacaaacaacgacacgagacacgacgcgatcaaacacttcaacaaaaaataacaaaatgacgctttggctcttgttggccttgtctttcttttccttttctcatttttcaccacgattctcgttcgactttgtgttcatacacaaaaagttgcaagtgtgtgagtgcaagcccgattttcgcgttctgaggtcggagtttctttgttgaactcagttttcttgcttgaagggtcagtatcgagaactgtcaaaacttatggctacttcttaaggttttgacagcccagcccattgaaattgttgttgtaaacaaatttgtctttgaaattgttgttgcttttgactttgccaaatgccaaacgtcaaaaccttattaccccattttgtaagatggcggctctaatgatcataccttgtctttttataccatggactTGAATGGAGTCAGAATCTTTAATTGTGACTCTTACCGGCATAAACTTGTTTCTACTATAAGTACCAAATTTGgctttctttgttttgttcgatatgtcgttttctattgaagaatctcagaatgagatttgtgaatctgacagctgaaaggggtggtgaagaggggaaatagtgtaAAAATCTCATATTTCACGATCTATTTGCGttttgagattcaaaaaaatgacaaaaaaattaatctgagattcaagaatctgaatctggatttttagcaagattcacgcatacaaacacacgcactttcacacatactcctctgtttgacatttgtctgaacattatcgttgttttattttttttatacgcacagatttagtacacaattacaaaactagatttcatattctatttgcaatggaaaaaatctgaaatttttacacaaaaatctcaaaagtcaatagaaaacgacaatagaataatggcgtttttaattggcaatccggaattgttcttcgattcggaatcccaattgaacagttttttttttatcccgaagaatctgaagtttggtgTGAATGTATTGCTTGAGTTTAA includes the following:
- the LOC129914727 gene encoding uncharacterized protein LOC129914727; translation: MKPSGNPHAMPLPSNLPWKSECMPWSMTTAMQQQNGVVQFSAPNLIMEPYTRRTQNLHKRKSKIIPPLPNKQFISEEKVIAHFSGMHISRNYTEHTAGTSTSNDSSCNQSSMEYDFNNPITQKELEEKLKNANRITVCDEIKKLHAVHSSFMPNALIQNRIERPCTALVLWTPPPKLEDLLPEGNNPRSSQNNNSIEDDDEEVDNNNSINSNMNIMDASTGDGMDTDL